From one Planococcus citri chromosome 3, ihPlaCitr1.1, whole genome shotgun sequence genomic stretch:
- the LOC135838421 gene encoding uncharacterized protein LOC135838421 isoform X1: MIICTSVVLTHLHNLGSILVDRLVSGDSSSSEMSSIKLATTTGIPIGADLLQDVISSNILHFLDQEFGKFEEQAKNCDRYTILDLRLPVRIIELFLKLFQLCVDNPVLRQNIDSVELFAKIFLLMRSHFKAQCPCGLDVDWEAEKECEDDDGDDDDVDEDDDWGDCGESDPLKRFLHFIKQQEAKASIGLKDASNKKLVKNLKHVSDWFLELDGTLICEICNFKCKKYNDVVAHSKQPSHDRNLDIFKENESFAAFPDAKIESYGCKACKSEYSTFNSLVKHFDKSQHRDVVKKLPVGVTVSKDDNGRTKNDAKPTITVTKVDKNDANSKPTSTKTNDSTEGKKAVVKINYKAKVTNATASTVQSTDNVKSQTNNVAKVETKPGSQTKPTNTKAETKPVKVSNATTTVESKPLADTSKSKVKPSKPDEPKTASNTSTSKTKTVAAAKKKPEYSLKFIVSNGSSGKYCQICDWDLPDEEAIVSHAKGTDGSDHAKLMSVFESNQEYVKTSINCDNFVCMLCCEHAEDIYELTCHFKSKDHKATVKSKTASPEAPTTPKADQKPAAGAAAKAGQKPAAKVTTQPASKSDQKSAAKVTPQPASKPDQKPAPKTTPQPAPKPAPKLTLNSLKLKDSDSKFLRQKSNKIQCIVCDVTLNVLGDVTEHFNDQLHSQNVSEFTKHEEYVELPNAKASSFNCLKCNSVFNTFVDILTHCKEHIEPPKPTNPLDSIKLKKSDEKFISKGKTEKSLKCNLCDKELPTESAVISHTGSSNHVKNYNMFIKNEPYCVANKTSCSLCEHNCHDLAALVKHFKTDTHQKTAVKGKKTQTQAPIHIPSYAKPKLDQIVDIPEVIDSPKSLAPKKSKKIEEGSVRKSRLQLLSMGDLNLEELMSYEQFPMKRPDNSYVIAKNDLFYCRICDVDLPAAEVAAHMNGASHRINVEVFESLQCYVLSTPESEYVQCTMCKVTFDHVHQLVKHFRETLHGKPVNLEKPKPSVPVPPTEDQVDTSEQQQNTPTEAEIPPACDSDPAPATDVVENKVEEEKSSPPPPKPVRIPKSDRKHIFRLGGTLVQCNLCNTKLADNEALEAHVNNLNHIKNSTVYLENEQLIKQLDSVGSLFECTSCAFNGDLSKVIKHCKKKQHLAAKGCNVEDISDDEMLEDDEDDVDPTINEFDFKCITMKNGIVRCKLCHNKLTGVKNLLEHMNSENHKMSSDIYKQNEPFIEQFDELEFSYKCIICEVIFTRLDTMIRHFTEEGHVPINDTNESPPTASNNDIGDRFDVTSSDFECYLCSVTFNGFAALSKHCYSPQHEVLKNLIQSDQNEIPYNITIVDYQYHCNACNIRLLNKALMEKHQSKRIHKDSVTFYNREVNSSNVIEIVGYEYLCNLCWFPMYSAAELANHERSNTHKSGKNFDDVWRFNERHLIMCQSMYKVRCKLCEKTIGIEKLIKHCTSRDHRLKFIANYSEESSQDRFIVWKNASQYCTLCDCKLINEHNLVNHVNSAKHKLKLLQN; encoded by the coding sequence ATGATCATTTGCACCTCGGTAGTGCTAACGCATTTACATAATCTAGGTTCCATACTCGTCGATCGACTCGTATCCGGTGACTCGTCATCATCAGAAATGTCTTCTATCAAACTAGCGACGACGACGGGGATACCAATCGGAGCAGATTTGCTACAAGACGTCATCAGCAGCAATATCCTGCATTTCCTGGACCAAGAGTTTGGTAAATTCGAAGAACAGGCGAAAAACTGCGACCGTTATACCATCCTAGATCTCAGACTACCGGTTCGTATAATCGAGTTATTCTTGAAACTGTTTCAATTATGTGTGGATAATCCAGTGCTGCGACAGAACATCGATAGCGTCGAACTATTCGCGAAAATATTCCTGCTCATGAGATCGCATTTCAAAGCCCAGTGTCCGTGCGGTTTAGACGTCGACTGGGAAGCTGAAAAAGAATGTGAGGATGACGAcggcgatgatgatgatgtagACGAAGACGACGATTGGGGCGATTGCGGTGAATCGGATCCTTTGAAACGgtttcttcattttatcaagCAGCAAGAGGCTAAAGCCAGTATCGGTTTGAAAGACGCTTCGAATAAAAAACTAGTCAAGAATTTGAAACACGTCAGCGATTGGTTTCTCGAACTAGATGGTACGTTGATCTgcgaaatttgtaatttcaagtgCAAGAAGTATAACGACGTAGTGGCACATTCCAAACAACCAAGTCACGATAgaaatttggatattttcaaagaaaacgaGTCCTTTGCCGCGTTCCCCGATGCGAAAATCGAATCTTACGGATGTAAAGCTTGTAAATCCGAGTACAGTACGTTTAATTCGCTGGTTAAACATTTCGATAAAAGTCAACATCGAGATGTGGTGAAAAAACTCCCGGTTGGCGTTACCGTCTCGAAAGATGATAATGGTCGTACCAAGAACGATGCTAAACCGACGATTACGGTCACGAAAGTTGATAAGAATGATGCTAATTCGAAACCTACCAGTACCAAGACGAATGATTCGACCGAAGGTAAAAAAGCAGTGGTTAAAATCAACTATAAAGCGAAGGTTACGAATGCTACAGCCAGTACTGTCCAGTCTACTGATAACGTCAAGTCTCAGACGAATAACGTAGCCAAAGTGGAAACGAAACCTGGTTCTCAAACGAAGCCAACGAACACCAAAGCTGAGACTAAACCAGTGAAAGTTTCGAATGCAACGACAACAGTCGAATCCAAACCACTCGCTGATACTTCTAAATCTAAAGTCAAACCGTCCAAACCAGATGAACCGAAGACAGCCTCGAATACTTCTAcgtccaaaaccaaaaccgttGCTGCTGCGAAGAAAAAACCAGAATACAGTTTGAAATTCATCGTATCGAACGGCTCGTCGGGTAAATATTGCCAAATCTGCGATTGGGATCTGCCAGACGAAGAAGCAATCGTATCCCATGCCAAAGGGACCGATGGATCCGATCACGCTAAATTGATGTCTGTTTTCGAATCGAATCAAGAATACGTTAAAACGTCCATCAATTGCGACAATTTCGTTTGCATGTTATGCTGCGAACATGCCGAAGATATTTACGAATTAACGTGTCACTTCAAGAGTAAAGATCACAAAGCTACGGTTAAATCGAAAACAGCGTCTCCTGAGGCACCAACGACGCCTAAAGCTGATCAAAAACCAGCTGCCGGAGCTGCTGctaaagctggtcaaaaaccagCAGCTAAAGTAACTACTCAACCAGCGTCTAAATCTGATCAAAAATCAGCTGCCAAAGTTACTCCTCAACCAGCATCTAAACCTGATCAAAAACCAGCACCCAAAACTACACCTCAACCAGCTCCAAAACCAGCACCTAAACTCACCTTGAACAGTTTGAAACTGAAGGACAGTGATAGTAAATTCTTACGTCAGAAATCGAATAAAATCCAATGTATCGTTTGCGACGTGACTCTAAACGTATTGGGCGACGTTACCGAACACTTTAACGACCAGCTGCATTCTCAAAACGTGTCGGAATTCACCAAACACGAAGAATACGTAGAATTACCCAACGCTAAAGCCAGCTCGTTCAATTGCTTGAAATGTAACTCGGTTTTCAACACGTTCGTCGATATTCTCACCCATTGCAAAGAACACATCGAACCTCCCAAACCAACCAACCCACTCGACTcgatcaagttgaaaaaatccgaCGAAAAATTCATCTCGAAGGGTAAAACGGAGAAAAGCCTGAAATGCAACCTGTGCGACAAAGAACTACCCACCGAATCGGCCGTTATCTCGCATACCGGTAGCTCGAAccatgtgaaaaattacaacatgTTTATCAAGAACGAACCCTACTGCGTAGCTAATAAAACATCTTGTTCGTTATGCGAGCACAACTGTCACGATCTGGCTGCTTTGGTTAAGCATTTCAAAACCGATACCCATCAGAAAACCGCCGTCAAGGGTAAAAAAACCCAAACGCAGGCCCCCATTCATATACCATCTTACGCGAAGCCTAAATTAGACCAGATTGTCGATATCCCTGAGGTGATCGATTCGCCCAAGAGTTTAGCACCGAAGAAGAGTAAAAAAATCGAGGAAGGTTCGGTTCGTAAATCTAGACTGCAGCTTTTATCGATGGGTGATTTGAATTTAGAGGAGTTAATGTCCTACGAGCAGTTCCCGATGAAGAGACCAGATAATAGTTACGTGATCGCTAAAAATGATCTTTTTTATTGTCGTATTTGCGACGTAGATCTACCAGCTGCTGAAGTAGCCGCTCATATGAACGGTGCCAGTCATAGAATTAACGTAGAAGTGTTCGAGTCTTTGCAATGTTACGTTTTATCGACACCTGAATCGGAATACGTTCAATGCACGATGTGTAAAGTAACCTTCGACCACGTGCACCAGCTGGTTAAACATTTCCGAGAAACATTACACGGTAAACCGGTTAACCTTGAGAAACCCAAACCATCGGTACCTGTTCCTCCCACTGAAGATCAAGTTGATACGTCTGAGCAGCAACAGAACACCCCTACAGAGGCTGAAATACCCCCAGCTTGCGATTCTGATCCAGCTCCGGCCACCGATGTGGTCGAAAACAAAGTCGAAGAGGAGAAATCTAGTCCACCGCCGCCGAAACCCGTTAGAATACCGAAAAGCGATCGTAAACATATTTTCAGACTGGGTGGAACGCTCGTACAGTGCAATCTTTGTAATACGAAACTAGCCGATAACGAAGCTCTCGAGGCACACGTCAATAATCTGAACCATATAAAAAACTCGACCGTTTACTTGGAAAACGAACAGCTGATTAAGCAGTTGGACAGCGTCGGTTCATTGTTCGAGTGTACGTCGTGTGCTTTTAACGGCGATCTCAGCAAAGTAATTAAACATTGTAAGAAAAAGCAACATTTGGCTGCTAAAGGATGCAACGTCGAAGATATCTCCGACGACGAGATGCTGgaagacgacgaagacgacgttGATCCTACGATAAACGAGTTCGATTTCAAATGTATCACGATGAAGAACGGTATCGTCAGGTGTAAATTATGTCACAATAAGTTAACCGGAGTTAAGAACTTATTGGAGCATATGAATAGCGAAAATCACAAGATGTCTTCGGATATTTACAAGCAAAACGAACCGTTCATCGAACAATTCGACGAACTAGAGTTTAGCTACAAATGTATCATTTGCGAGGTGATTTTTACTCGACTCGATACGATGATCAGACATTTCACCGAAGAAGGTCACGTTCCTATAAACGATACAAACGAATCACCACCTACTGCCTCGAATAACGATATTGGTGATCGATTCGATGTAACGTCCAGTGATTTCGAATGCTACCTGTGTTCGGTAACGTTCAACGGATTTGCTGCTCTATCCAAGCATTGTTATTCGCCCCAACACGAAGTCCTCAAAAACCTGATCCAATCTGATCAGAACGAGATCCCTTATAATATCACCATCGTCGACTACCAGTACCATTGCAACGCTTGTAATATCCGTTTACTCAATAAAGCCCTCATGGAGAAACATCAAAGTAAAAGGATCCATAAAGATTCGGTTACGTTCTACAATCGAGAAGTAAATTCGTCCAATGTGATCGAAATCGTCGGATACGAGTACCTGTGTAACTTATGCTGGTTCCCGATGTACAGCGCTGCCGAGTTAGCCAATCACGAACGCAGCAATACGCACAAAAGTGGTAAAAACTTCGACGATGTTTGGCGTTTCAACGAGCGACATTTGATTATGTGCCAGAGTATGTATAAAGTGCGATGTAAACTGTGCGAAAAAACTATCGGTATCGAGAAACTGATTAAACATTGTACATCTCGAGACCATCGATTGAAATTTATCGCTAATTATTCGGAGGAAAGTTCCCAAGATCGGTTTATCGTTTGGAAAAACGCGTCTCAGTATTGTACCCTTTGTGATTGTAAATTAATCAACGAGCATAATTTAGTCAACCACGTTAATAGCGCTAAacataaattgaaattgttaCAAAATTAA
- the alc gene encoding 5'-AMP-activated protein kinase subunit beta-1, with the protein MGNAGSNSRERHKSCDLDIISPHRDSQSQAFIFDKSSENSAYQEPSIEEDVSYCDKQHLSVDDPTLLQHSTDGNDKSGLLPTVFKWEGGGKDVAISGTFSDWRPVPMVKSHGDFVTIIDLPEGEHEYKFCVDGEWKCDPTNKIIDNGVGSKNNVVTVKNTDFEVFQALDMDSENSSSSNQASEYSQEIPALQKPWERMHGPPILPPHLLQIILNKDTPLSCEPTLLPEPNHVMLNHLYALSIKDGVMVLSATHRYRKKYVTTLLYKPI; encoded by the exons ATGGGTAACGCTGGAAGCAACTCCAGGGAGAGGCATAAGTCTTGCGATTTAGATATCATCTCGCCTCATAGAGATTCTCAAAGTCAAGCTTTCATATTCGATAAAAGCTCCGAGAATTCAGCTTATCAAGAACCTAGTATCGAAGAAGATGTGTCATACTGTGATAAACAACATCTTTCAGTG GACGATCCCACTTTGCTTCAGCATTCCACAGATGGAAACGATAAATCGGGCTTATTACCTACCGTTTTCAAATGGGAAGGTGGTGGAAAAGATGTAGCCATCAGTGGGACGTTTTCCGACTGGAGACCAGTTCCTATGGTCAAAAG TCATGGTGATTTTGTTACAATAATCGATCTTCCTGAAGGCGAACACGAGTATAAGTTTTGCGTCGACGGAGAATGGAAATGTGATCCTAccaat AAAATAATTGATAACGGTGTAGGATCGAAAAATAATGTAGTTACCGTTAAGAATACCGACTTCGAAGTATTTCAAGCTTTAGACATGGATAGTGAAAATTCCAGTTCTTCTAATCAAG CTAGCGAATATTCTCAAGAAATTCCAGCTCTTCAAAAACCTTGGGAAAGAATGCACGGACCTCCTATTTTACCCCCTCATCTTTTGCAGATTATTTTGAATAAGGATACGCCGCTCTCT TGCGAACCGACTTTATTACCAGAACCAAACCACGTAATGTTAAACCATTTGTATGCGCTTTCAATTAAAGATGGTGTCATGGTATTAAGTGCTACTCATCGTTACCGTAAAAAATACGTTACAACTTTACTATATAAGCCTATATAA
- the LOC135838421 gene encoding uncharacterized protein LOC135838421 isoform X2: MSSIKLATTTGIPIGADLLQDVISSNILHFLDQEFGKFEEQAKNCDRYTILDLRLPVRIIELFLKLFQLCVDNPVLRQNIDSVELFAKIFLLMRSHFKAQCPCGLDVDWEAEKECEDDDGDDDDVDEDDDWGDCGESDPLKRFLHFIKQQEAKASIGLKDASNKKLVKNLKHVSDWFLELDGTLICEICNFKCKKYNDVVAHSKQPSHDRNLDIFKENESFAAFPDAKIESYGCKACKSEYSTFNSLVKHFDKSQHRDVVKKLPVGVTVSKDDNGRTKNDAKPTITVTKVDKNDANSKPTSTKTNDSTEGKKAVVKINYKAKVTNATASTVQSTDNVKSQTNNVAKVETKPGSQTKPTNTKAETKPVKVSNATTTVESKPLADTSKSKVKPSKPDEPKTASNTSTSKTKTVAAAKKKPEYSLKFIVSNGSSGKYCQICDWDLPDEEAIVSHAKGTDGSDHAKLMSVFESNQEYVKTSINCDNFVCMLCCEHAEDIYELTCHFKSKDHKATVKSKTASPEAPTTPKADQKPAAGAAAKAGQKPAAKVTTQPASKSDQKSAAKVTPQPASKPDQKPAPKTTPQPAPKPAPKLTLNSLKLKDSDSKFLRQKSNKIQCIVCDVTLNVLGDVTEHFNDQLHSQNVSEFTKHEEYVELPNAKASSFNCLKCNSVFNTFVDILTHCKEHIEPPKPTNPLDSIKLKKSDEKFISKGKTEKSLKCNLCDKELPTESAVISHTGSSNHVKNYNMFIKNEPYCVANKTSCSLCEHNCHDLAALVKHFKTDTHQKTAVKGKKTQTQAPIHIPSYAKPKLDQIVDIPEVIDSPKSLAPKKSKKIEEGSVRKSRLQLLSMGDLNLEELMSYEQFPMKRPDNSYVIAKNDLFYCRICDVDLPAAEVAAHMNGASHRINVEVFESLQCYVLSTPESEYVQCTMCKVTFDHVHQLVKHFRETLHGKPVNLEKPKPSVPVPPTEDQVDTSEQQQNTPTEAEIPPACDSDPAPATDVVENKVEEEKSSPPPPKPVRIPKSDRKHIFRLGGTLVQCNLCNTKLADNEALEAHVNNLNHIKNSTVYLENEQLIKQLDSVGSLFECTSCAFNGDLSKVIKHCKKKQHLAAKGCNVEDISDDEMLEDDEDDVDPTINEFDFKCITMKNGIVRCKLCHNKLTGVKNLLEHMNSENHKMSSDIYKQNEPFIEQFDELEFSYKCIICEVIFTRLDTMIRHFTEEGHVPINDTNESPPTASNNDIGDRFDVTSSDFECYLCSVTFNGFAALSKHCYSPQHEVLKNLIQSDQNEIPYNITIVDYQYHCNACNIRLLNKALMEKHQSKRIHKDSVTFYNREVNSSNVIEIVGYEYLCNLCWFPMYSAAELANHERSNTHKSGKNFDDVWRFNERHLIMCQSMYKVRCKLCEKTIGIEKLIKHCTSRDHRLKFIANYSEESSQDRFIVWKNASQYCTLCDCKLINEHNLVNHVNSAKHKLKLLQN, translated from the coding sequence ATGTCTTCTATCAAACTAGCGACGACGACGGGGATACCAATCGGAGCAGATTTGCTACAAGACGTCATCAGCAGCAATATCCTGCATTTCCTGGACCAAGAGTTTGGTAAATTCGAAGAACAGGCGAAAAACTGCGACCGTTATACCATCCTAGATCTCAGACTACCGGTTCGTATAATCGAGTTATTCTTGAAACTGTTTCAATTATGTGTGGATAATCCAGTGCTGCGACAGAACATCGATAGCGTCGAACTATTCGCGAAAATATTCCTGCTCATGAGATCGCATTTCAAAGCCCAGTGTCCGTGCGGTTTAGACGTCGACTGGGAAGCTGAAAAAGAATGTGAGGATGACGAcggcgatgatgatgatgtagACGAAGACGACGATTGGGGCGATTGCGGTGAATCGGATCCTTTGAAACGgtttcttcattttatcaagCAGCAAGAGGCTAAAGCCAGTATCGGTTTGAAAGACGCTTCGAATAAAAAACTAGTCAAGAATTTGAAACACGTCAGCGATTGGTTTCTCGAACTAGATGGTACGTTGATCTgcgaaatttgtaatttcaagtgCAAGAAGTATAACGACGTAGTGGCACATTCCAAACAACCAAGTCACGATAgaaatttggatattttcaaagaaaacgaGTCCTTTGCCGCGTTCCCCGATGCGAAAATCGAATCTTACGGATGTAAAGCTTGTAAATCCGAGTACAGTACGTTTAATTCGCTGGTTAAACATTTCGATAAAAGTCAACATCGAGATGTGGTGAAAAAACTCCCGGTTGGCGTTACCGTCTCGAAAGATGATAATGGTCGTACCAAGAACGATGCTAAACCGACGATTACGGTCACGAAAGTTGATAAGAATGATGCTAATTCGAAACCTACCAGTACCAAGACGAATGATTCGACCGAAGGTAAAAAAGCAGTGGTTAAAATCAACTATAAAGCGAAGGTTACGAATGCTACAGCCAGTACTGTCCAGTCTACTGATAACGTCAAGTCTCAGACGAATAACGTAGCCAAAGTGGAAACGAAACCTGGTTCTCAAACGAAGCCAACGAACACCAAAGCTGAGACTAAACCAGTGAAAGTTTCGAATGCAACGACAACAGTCGAATCCAAACCACTCGCTGATACTTCTAAATCTAAAGTCAAACCGTCCAAACCAGATGAACCGAAGACAGCCTCGAATACTTCTAcgtccaaaaccaaaaccgttGCTGCTGCGAAGAAAAAACCAGAATACAGTTTGAAATTCATCGTATCGAACGGCTCGTCGGGTAAATATTGCCAAATCTGCGATTGGGATCTGCCAGACGAAGAAGCAATCGTATCCCATGCCAAAGGGACCGATGGATCCGATCACGCTAAATTGATGTCTGTTTTCGAATCGAATCAAGAATACGTTAAAACGTCCATCAATTGCGACAATTTCGTTTGCATGTTATGCTGCGAACATGCCGAAGATATTTACGAATTAACGTGTCACTTCAAGAGTAAAGATCACAAAGCTACGGTTAAATCGAAAACAGCGTCTCCTGAGGCACCAACGACGCCTAAAGCTGATCAAAAACCAGCTGCCGGAGCTGCTGctaaagctggtcaaaaaccagCAGCTAAAGTAACTACTCAACCAGCGTCTAAATCTGATCAAAAATCAGCTGCCAAAGTTACTCCTCAACCAGCATCTAAACCTGATCAAAAACCAGCACCCAAAACTACACCTCAACCAGCTCCAAAACCAGCACCTAAACTCACCTTGAACAGTTTGAAACTGAAGGACAGTGATAGTAAATTCTTACGTCAGAAATCGAATAAAATCCAATGTATCGTTTGCGACGTGACTCTAAACGTATTGGGCGACGTTACCGAACACTTTAACGACCAGCTGCATTCTCAAAACGTGTCGGAATTCACCAAACACGAAGAATACGTAGAATTACCCAACGCTAAAGCCAGCTCGTTCAATTGCTTGAAATGTAACTCGGTTTTCAACACGTTCGTCGATATTCTCACCCATTGCAAAGAACACATCGAACCTCCCAAACCAACCAACCCACTCGACTcgatcaagttgaaaaaatccgaCGAAAAATTCATCTCGAAGGGTAAAACGGAGAAAAGCCTGAAATGCAACCTGTGCGACAAAGAACTACCCACCGAATCGGCCGTTATCTCGCATACCGGTAGCTCGAAccatgtgaaaaattacaacatgTTTATCAAGAACGAACCCTACTGCGTAGCTAATAAAACATCTTGTTCGTTATGCGAGCACAACTGTCACGATCTGGCTGCTTTGGTTAAGCATTTCAAAACCGATACCCATCAGAAAACCGCCGTCAAGGGTAAAAAAACCCAAACGCAGGCCCCCATTCATATACCATCTTACGCGAAGCCTAAATTAGACCAGATTGTCGATATCCCTGAGGTGATCGATTCGCCCAAGAGTTTAGCACCGAAGAAGAGTAAAAAAATCGAGGAAGGTTCGGTTCGTAAATCTAGACTGCAGCTTTTATCGATGGGTGATTTGAATTTAGAGGAGTTAATGTCCTACGAGCAGTTCCCGATGAAGAGACCAGATAATAGTTACGTGATCGCTAAAAATGATCTTTTTTATTGTCGTATTTGCGACGTAGATCTACCAGCTGCTGAAGTAGCCGCTCATATGAACGGTGCCAGTCATAGAATTAACGTAGAAGTGTTCGAGTCTTTGCAATGTTACGTTTTATCGACACCTGAATCGGAATACGTTCAATGCACGATGTGTAAAGTAACCTTCGACCACGTGCACCAGCTGGTTAAACATTTCCGAGAAACATTACACGGTAAACCGGTTAACCTTGAGAAACCCAAACCATCGGTACCTGTTCCTCCCACTGAAGATCAAGTTGATACGTCTGAGCAGCAACAGAACACCCCTACAGAGGCTGAAATACCCCCAGCTTGCGATTCTGATCCAGCTCCGGCCACCGATGTGGTCGAAAACAAAGTCGAAGAGGAGAAATCTAGTCCACCGCCGCCGAAACCCGTTAGAATACCGAAAAGCGATCGTAAACATATTTTCAGACTGGGTGGAACGCTCGTACAGTGCAATCTTTGTAATACGAAACTAGCCGATAACGAAGCTCTCGAGGCACACGTCAATAATCTGAACCATATAAAAAACTCGACCGTTTACTTGGAAAACGAACAGCTGATTAAGCAGTTGGACAGCGTCGGTTCATTGTTCGAGTGTACGTCGTGTGCTTTTAACGGCGATCTCAGCAAAGTAATTAAACATTGTAAGAAAAAGCAACATTTGGCTGCTAAAGGATGCAACGTCGAAGATATCTCCGACGACGAGATGCTGgaagacgacgaagacgacgttGATCCTACGATAAACGAGTTCGATTTCAAATGTATCACGATGAAGAACGGTATCGTCAGGTGTAAATTATGTCACAATAAGTTAACCGGAGTTAAGAACTTATTGGAGCATATGAATAGCGAAAATCACAAGATGTCTTCGGATATTTACAAGCAAAACGAACCGTTCATCGAACAATTCGACGAACTAGAGTTTAGCTACAAATGTATCATTTGCGAGGTGATTTTTACTCGACTCGATACGATGATCAGACATTTCACCGAAGAAGGTCACGTTCCTATAAACGATACAAACGAATCACCACCTACTGCCTCGAATAACGATATTGGTGATCGATTCGATGTAACGTCCAGTGATTTCGAATGCTACCTGTGTTCGGTAACGTTCAACGGATTTGCTGCTCTATCCAAGCATTGTTATTCGCCCCAACACGAAGTCCTCAAAAACCTGATCCAATCTGATCAGAACGAGATCCCTTATAATATCACCATCGTCGACTACCAGTACCATTGCAACGCTTGTAATATCCGTTTACTCAATAAAGCCCTCATGGAGAAACATCAAAGTAAAAGGATCCATAAAGATTCGGTTACGTTCTACAATCGAGAAGTAAATTCGTCCAATGTGATCGAAATCGTCGGATACGAGTACCTGTGTAACTTATGCTGGTTCCCGATGTACAGCGCTGCCGAGTTAGCCAATCACGAACGCAGCAATACGCACAAAAGTGGTAAAAACTTCGACGATGTTTGGCGTTTCAACGAGCGACATTTGATTATGTGCCAGAGTATGTATAAAGTGCGATGTAAACTGTGCGAAAAAACTATCGGTATCGAGAAACTGATTAAACATTGTACATCTCGAGACCATCGATTGAAATTTATCGCTAATTATTCGGAGGAAAGTTCCCAAGATCGGTTTATCGTTTGGAAAAACGCGTCTCAGTATTGTACCCTTTGTGATTGTAAATTAATCAACGAGCATAATTTAGTCAACCACGTTAATAGCGCTAAacataaattgaaattgttaCAAAATTAA